One Vanessa atalanta chromosome 8, ilVanAtal1.2, whole genome shotgun sequence genomic window carries:
- the LOC125066081 gene encoding transmembrane protein 104 homolog — protein sequence MFRRPWIIKKVMMPITETGDQYSVWVGLIYIFNLIVGTGALTLPAAFARAGWGLSTISLVFLAFMSFMNATYVIETMACANAVLKWKRLQLIKRNSVQENESDEEGTSSHAYGDLEDPLVCGESIPSRYYSLDKCIELGEMANLFLSKAGRTMFYCTLCVYLYGDLSIYSAAVSKSLMDVICSTVPSNVTNTTNWDVLPCFNSPSDSTSTYTRFDCYRVALLTFFGAMGPFVFFNVQKTKYLQLFTSGMRWLAFAIMISMAIHLLIVYGPQGKPPAFDFTGIPTLFGACVYSFMCHHSLPALISPIRGKSRLGLHLALDYGLISIFYLLLAFTGAFAFSTLNDLYTLNFVPTDNDNILLEIVEYFLALFPVFTLSTSFPIIAITLRNNLQSLFLDTSRLDSYNFVFRKLLFPVVTVVPPLLLTYFLEDISILIKFTGSYAGTGIQYMIPTFLVLSARRHCTNLLGLGVVNRYKSPFSNIAWAIFVLLWSFMCVILVTVNMFERNS from the exons ATGTTTCGTCGCCCGtggataataaaaaaagtaatgatgCCGATCACCGAAACTGGTGATCAATATTCCGTATgg GTtggtttaatttacattttcaacTTGATAGTAGGGACTGGTGCCCTAACCCTCCCTGCAGCGTTTGCCCGAGCAGGATGGGGTCTCAGTACAATATCGCTGGTCTTCCTAGCATTCATGAGCTTTATGAATGCTACATATGTGATAGAAACAATGGCATGTGCAAATGCTGTATTAAAATGGAAGAggttacaattaattaaaagaaacagT GTCCAAGAAAATGAATCTGATGAAGAAGGGACGTCATCCCATGCTTATGGTGATTTAGAAGATCCCCTTGTTTGTGGGGAGTCCATCCCATCCCGTTACTACAGTCtcgataaatgtattgaattagGGGAAATGGCAAACCTGTTCCTAAGTAAAGCGGGAAGAACAATGTTTTACTGCACTCTCTGTGTATATTTATACGGAGACCTGTCTATATATTCAGCAGCAGTTTCAAAGTCATTAATGGATGTTATATG ttcAACAGTGCCGTCAAATGTAACAAATACAACAAATTGGGACGTTCTTCCATGCTTCAACTCTCCATCTGACTCCACGTCGACGTACACCCGCTTCGACTGCTATCGGGTCGCTCTTCTTACGTTCTTTGGAGCAATGGGACCGTTTGTCTTCTTCAACGTACAAAAGACCAAGTACTTACAGCTGTTCACATCTGGCATGAGATGGCTCG CTTTCGCGATCATGATATCGATGGCGATACACCTGCTCATAGTGTACGGGCCTCAAGGGAAGCCGCCAGCATTCGATTTCACAGGGATACCCACTCTCTTCGGAGCCTGCGTCTACTCCTTCATGTGTCACCATTCGCTGCCGGCACTCATAAGCCCGATACGAGGGAAGAGTCGTCTAGGACTCCATCTCGCTCTTGACTACGGACTCATAAGCATCTTCTATCTCCTTCTGGCATTCACGGGAGCGTTCGCGTTTTCAACGTTAAATGATTTGTATACACTTAACTTCGTGCCGACGGACAATGATAATATACTATTAGAAATCGTAGAATATTTCCTTGCACTGTTCCCGGTCTTCACCCTGTCGACCAGTTTCCCAATAATAGCTATTACTTTAAGGAATAATCTGCAAAGTCTATTCTTAGACACGAGCCGCCTGGACTCGTATAACTTTGTGTTCAGGAAATTATTGTTTCCCGTCGTCACGGTGGTACCGCCGCTGTTGTTGACGTACTTCCTCGAGGATATAAGTATACTGATTAAATTTACGGGATCGTACGCCGGTACCGGTATTCAATATATGATACCTACTTTCTTAGTGCTCTCTGCGAGACGACATTGTACGAATTTATTAGGGCTCGGGGTTGTCAATAGATATAAGAGCCCCTTCTCCAATATCGCGTGGGCCATATTCGTGTTGCTGTGGTCCTTTATGTGCGTCATATTGGTAACGGTTAATATGTTTGAGAGGAACTCATGA
- the LOC125066080 gene encoding protein Gawky, producing MSNVSVILCVPHLIKDNCYSNIDTVTEPMQCNYSTSMLVVYTNKFGAYKRVEEKDESQQIRIKMVDNNIYNVEFVDSIQQNQMIGDTPNYCIPLKINAITVQGISYSDPYFSSFNLNYKMALGAPEYMNKSDYAFKSSVCIIRDEPCMDKTQLLNEKSIHKMICKTKTRMITYNDKSVETNHDNKVLEVGNETSTRPVLKTFANGDLTFDAMLELIEKEGEIIKEMAKTNELDSWGVPRRLRLQGGGESSLNAASGWGSPPASNSAGNWGGNSSGQTNNGTNNTQQWNNTQRPPTSQTDMNSNKGNGNQLPPTSGASQSWQTSPPNMPNAQNNNGAPQSNGTNNTANGNNGVSNPSNPNANSNGVSTAIGNNGNPNNTSAKIEQLNSMREALFSQDGWGGQHVNQDTNWDVPGSPEPGAKVEPAAAGAQPAWKPSVNNGAFLGTDLWEANLRNGGQPPPQPATKTPWGHTPTTNIGGTWGEDDDAADSANVWTGAPPPQQWPAGPPQHSQQWAVPKKDDWNAWGEPHRSSDPRLDPHRTPDPRQQPADPRHDLRGGISGRLNGDMWNQHHQHPGGPNKMMPSGGVNQWGAQGPKETIKSSGWEEPSPPAARRAGTGFDDGTSLWAQRGMGGMSRGAPQGPPAPQRIAPAPSKPDAVWGAHSQRNGSWEDSHAAAAWGERDVSGWPDVTGPALWPVPKPKPSGPAAAWPDDIGEWGGPKPPQSGALGKQLPKEMVWNSKQFRYLVEMGYKKEEAEAALRSRDMNTEEALEMLTATRGDGWRRDEHFHHGPFQPQPTVPVSPAVVQKLLNQPPPPSVQHHPSYNPNSGTGSSGQPSTAQLRMLVQQIQMAVSAGYLNHQILNQPLAPQTLVLLNQLLQQIKVLQQFVQQHTLAISKANSSLALQYSMQITKAKQQIAGLQNQITTQQALYMKQQAGGSDLFKQSHDPLSHLQNNFSDMSITKDTQSAYGASGNQQSRLTQWKLPSLDKDGEGTDFSRAPGTAKSATSPQLNQIGLQQDTTWGVGRGGEGWGDGGADVADGKDAWPSHPVHPPVYDLVPEFEPGKPWKGNQMKNVEDDPAMTPGSVVRSPLSLTAIKDSDMLGGKTSPPGGERSLSSSTWSYAPPATSAGGLKPADAWGAKPRPAPPGLNKWPQHHVNSRAVPSWQASTWLLLKNLTAQIDGSTLKTLCVQHGPLQNFHLYLNQGLALARYSTREEAAKAQMALNNCVLSNTTIFAESPAESEVQMILQHLGSGGGGAWRGGGAKDGWGGGFPGLWPEQHEQRATPSSLNSFLPPDLLGGESI from the exons ATGTCTAATGTTTCTGTAATATTATGTGTTCCACATTTAATTAAGGATAATTGTTACTCCAATATTGATACTGTTACCGAACCAATGCAATGTAATTATTCCACCTCAATGTTGGTGGTGTACACAAATAAATTTGGTGCTTATAAGCGAGTCGAAGAGAAGGATGAAAGTCAgcaaattagaataaaaatggtagataataatatttataatgtagagTTTGTTGATAGTATCCAACAAAACCAAATGATTGGCGATACGCCTAACTACTGCATTCCTTTAAAGATTAACGCCATAACAGTCCAGGGTATCTCATACAGTGACCCGTATTTCAGTAGCTTTAACTTAAACTATAAGATGGCGTTGGGAGCGCCAGAGTATATGAACAAGTCTGATTACGCTTTTAAATCCTCAGTTTGTATTATACGAGATGAGCCTTGCATGGATAAGACGCAACTACTAAACGAAAAGTCTATTCATAAAATGATATGCAAAACGAAAACTCGAATGATTACTTATAACGACAAGTCTGTAGAAACCAACCATGACAATAAAGTATTGGAAGTTGGTAATGAAACATCAACTAGGCCAGTATTGAAGACATTCGCTAATGGCGATTTAACTTTCGACGCTATGTTGGAACTAATAGAAAAGGAAGGAGAGATTATTAAGGAAATGGCTAAGACTAATGAATTAGATTCTTGGGGTGTTCCACGGCGACTTCGGCTGCAAGGTGGAGGAGAAAGTTCTCTCAATGCTGCAAGTGGGTGGGGCAGTCCACCTGCATCTAATAGTG CTGGAAATTGGGGTGGTAATTCCAGTGGCCAAACCAACAATGGAACCAACAATACTCAGCAGTGGAATAACACTCAACGACCACCCACTTCACAAACTGACA TGAACAGTAACAAGGGAAATGGCAATCAATTGCCACCAACTAGTGGAGCATCACAAAGTTGGCAAACATCACCACCAAATATGCCAAATGCACAAAATAATAATGGTGCACCCCAAAGTAATG gCACAAATAATACTGCGAATGGTAATAATGGAGTTAGCAACCCGTCTAATCCTAATGCAAATTCCAATGGTGTGTCAACGGCTATAGGAAATAATGGCAATCCAAATAATACTTCAGCCAAGATAGAGCAGTTAAACTCTATGAGAGAGGCTTTATTCAGTCAGGACGGCTGGGGAGgt caACATGTTAACCAAGACACTAATTGGGATGTACCTGGATCTCCTGAACCAGGAGCAAAGGTAGAACCAGCTGCTGCTGGGGCACAGCCAGCTTGGAAGCCCAGTGTAAACAATGGTGCTTTCCTTGGAACTGATCTCTGGGAAGCAAATTTGAGAAATGGTGGTCAACCTCCACCTCAGCCTGCAACAAAGACTCCATGGGGTCATACTCCTACAACGAATATAGGCGGTACTTGGGGTGAAGATGATGATGCCGCTGATTCGGCAAACGTTTGGACTGGTGCACCACCTCCACAACAATGGCCTGCGGGTCCCCCACAACATTCCCAGCAGTGGGCAGTACCAAAGAAGGACGATTGGAATGCTTGGGGTGAGCCTCATAGGTCTTCTGACCCGAGACTCGATCCTCATCGCACTCCTGATCCTAGGCAGCAACCTGCCGATCCGCGTCACGATCTCCGTGGAGGAATATCCGGTCGATTAAATGGTGACATGTGGAATCAGCACCATCAACACCCCGGTGGCCCCAATAAAATGATGCCGTCCGGTGGCGTTAATCAATGGGGAGCACAG GGTCCAAAAGAGACGATTAAATCGTCAGGATGGGAGGAGCCATCTCCGCCGGCAGCGCGACGTGCAGGAACCGGGTTCGATGACGGTACGTCCCTATGGGCCCAGCGTGGTATGGGCGGTATGTCTCGCGGCGCACCGCAAGGGCCTCCCGCACCTCAACGGATTGCGCCTGCACCCTCCAAGCCGGATGCCGTCTGGGGCGCGCATTCGCAACGTAACGGCTCATGGGAGGACTCGCACGCGGCCGCAGCCTGGGGTGAGCGTGATGTGTCCGGGTGGCCAGATGTCACTGGACCCGCACTCTGGCCGGTGCCGAAACCGAAGCCATCCGGTCCGGCAGCCGCCTGGCCTGATGATATCGGAGAGTGGGGCGGCCCTAAACCGCCCCAAAGTGGTGCGCTCGGAAAGCAGCTGCctaaggagatggtttggaacAGCAAGCAGTTTAG atatctCGTGGAAATGGGTTACAAAAAGGAAGAGGCAGAAGCAGCTTTACGTAGTCGCGACATGAACACTGAGGAGGCTCTTGAGATGCTGACTGCGACACGAGGTGATGGATGGCGGCGTGATGAGCACTTTCACCATGGACCCTTCCAGCCCCAACCTACGGTACCAGTGTCGCCTGCTGTCGTGCAGAAACTACTTAACCAGCCACCACCACCGTCTGTGCAGCATCATCCTTCTTACAACCCCAACAG TGGAACCGGCAGTAGCGGACAACCAAGCACAGCCCAGCTACGTATGTTAGTACAGCAAATTCAAATGGCAGTCTCGGCGGGATATCTGAACCATCAGATCTTGAATCAGCCACTTGCACCACAAACGCTAGTGCTACTCAACCAGCTGTTGCAACAA ATTAAAGTGCTGCAACAATTCGTACAACAGCACACCCTTGCTATATCAAAGGCGAATTCATCCCTTGCATTGCAGTATTCGATGCAAATTACAAAGGCTAAGCAACAAATTGCAGGCCTTCAG aACCAGATAACGACACAGCAAGCTCTCTATATGAAACAGCAAGCCGGAGGTTCCGACTTGTTCAAACAGAGCCATGACCCCCTGTCTCATTTGCAGAACAACTTTAGTGACATGAGTATCACTAAGGACACTCAATCT GCTTATGGTGCAAGTGGTAACCAGCAATCTCGCCTGACTCAATGGAAGTTGCCATCACTGGATAAAGATGGCGAAGGCACTGATTTTAGTCGTGCTCCTGGAACAGCTAAGTCCGCAACCAGCCCACAGCTTAACCAGATTGGATTACAGCAGGATac CACGTGGGGCGTGGGGCGCGGCGGCGAGGGCTGGGGCGACGGCGGCGCCGACGTGGCGGACGGCAAGGACGCGTGGCCCTCGCACCCCGTGCACCCGCCCGTGTACGACCTGGTGCCCGAGTTCGAGCCCGGCAAGCCGTGGAAG GGTAATCAAATGAAGAACGTCGAAGATGATCCCGCTATGACGCCGGGATCGGTCGTTCGTTCACCTCTTTCGCTCACCGCTATAAAAGACAGTGATATGCTCGGAGGGAAGACTTCGCCTCCTGGGGGCGAACGGTCCCTCTCCTCATCGACTTGGAGCTACGCTCCACCTGCGACCAGCGCCGGAGGCTTGAAGCCTGCGGATGCTTGGGGAGCTAAGCCTCGTCCCGCACCTCCCGGCCTAAATAAATGGCCTCAGCATCATGTCAACTCGCGCGCTGTGCCTTCGTGGCAAGCGTCTACATGGCTACTATTGAAGAACCTCACTGCACAG ATCGATGGATCGACTCTGAAGACGCTCTGCGTGCAGCACGGGCCCCTGCAGAACTTCCACCTCTACCTCAACCAGGGACTGGCCCTCGCGCGCTACTCCACTCGGGAGGAGGCCGCTAAG GCTCAGATGGCTCTGAACAACTGCGTGTTAAGCAACACCACGATCTTCGCGGAGTCGCCGGCGGAGTCCGAGGTGCAGATGATCCTGCAGCACCTGGGctcgggcggcggcggcgcctggcgcggcggcggcgcgaaG GATGGCTGGGGCGGCGGCTTCCCCGGGCTGTGGCCGGAGCAGCACGAGCAGCGCGCCACGCCGTCGTCGCTGAACTCGTTCCTGCCGCCGGACCTGCTCGGCGGGGAGTCCATCTAA